One stretch of Prunus persica cultivar Lovell chromosome G1, Prunus_persica_NCBIv2, whole genome shotgun sequence DNA includes these proteins:
- the LOC18788826 gene encoding uncharacterized protein LOC18788826 encodes MNKDKIFKLAKGFRGRAKNCIRIARERVEKALQYSYRDRRTKKRDMRSLWIQRINAGTRIHGVNYGNFMHGLMKENIQLNRKVLSELSMHEPYSFKALVDISRTAFPGNKNVVHAPKKEGLSMLV; translated from the exons ATGAACAAGGATAAGATATTCAAGTTAGCCAAGGGCTTCAGGGGAAGGGCCAAGAATTGCATAAGGATTGCCAGAGAGAGGGTGGAGAAGGCCTTGCAGTATTCCTACAGGGATCGCCGCACCAAGAAGCGAGATATGCGCTCCCTGTGGATCCAACGCATCAATGCTGGCACCCGCATCCATGGT GTTAATTATGGGAATTTCATGCATGGGTTGATGAAGGAGAACATTCAGCTGAACAGGAAAGTTTTGTCAGAGCTGTCCATGCACGAACCATACAGTTTCAAGGCCCTAGTAGACATCTCTCGCACTGCCTTCCCTGGGAACAAGAACGTGGTTCATGCTCCCAAAAAGGAAGGCCTTTCAATGCTTGTGTAA
- the LOC18788602 gene encoding ribosomal RNA small subunit methyltransferase — MAGGKTKKEKARPAGHTPYQGGISFHKSKGQHILKNPLLVDSIVQKSGIKSTDVILEIGPGTGNLTKKLLEVGKRVIAVEIDARMVLELQRRFQGTPHSNRLQVIQGDVLKTELPYFDICVANIPYQISSPLTFKLLKHQPAFRCAIIMFQREFAMRLVAQPGDKLYCRLTVNTQLLSRVSHLLKVGRNNFRPPPKVDSSVVRIEPRKPPFEVNQKEWDGFLRICFNRKNKTLGSIFRQKSVINLLEKNYKTLQALNLAPAQQGALEDTNDVMDFSDEDIEMDDDGVDDGMEVEDGNAEGEVSEFKKKVLSVLKKAGFEGERSSKLKLQQFLDLLSEFNKDGIHFS, encoded by the exons ATGGCGGGAGGCAagacaaagaaagagaaggcgAGGCCAGCAGGGCACACGCCTTACCAAGGAGGCATATCGTTCCACAAGTCCAAAGGACAGCACATACTCAAGAATCCGTTACTTGTGGACTCCATAGTCCAGAAGTCAGGTATCAAATCCACCGATGTCATCCTAGAGATTGGTCCTGGTACTGGTAATCTCACCAAGAAGCTTCTAGAAGTTGGTAAGAGGGTCATTGCTGTCGAGATTGACGCTCGAATGGTTCTCGAGCTGCAGAGACGATTTCAGGGCACTCCTCACTCCAACCGCTTGCAG GTTATTCAAGGAGATGTGCTAAAGACTGAGCTTCCCTATTTTGATATATGCGTAGCAAATATCCCTTATCAAATCTCATCTCCCCTCACATTCAAGTTATTGAAGCACCAACCTGCTTTCAGATGTGCCATTATAATGTTCCAAAGGGAATTTGCAATGAGACTGGTTGCGCAGCCTGGTGACAAGCTCTACTGTCGTCTTACCGTCAACACGCAACTCTTGTCTCGGGTCTCCCACCTCCTCAAAGTTGGAAGGAACAACTTTCGCCCTCCGCCTAAGGTAGATTCCTCTGTCGTTCGAATTGAACCCAGGAAACCGCCTTTTGAAGTGAACCAAAAGGAGTGGGATGGCTTTTTGCGGATCTGTTTCAATAGGAAGAACAAAACGCTTGGCTCAATTTTTAGGCAGAAAAGTGTCATCAATTTACTAGAGAAGAATTACAAGACCTTGCAGGCGCTTAATCTTGCACCAGCCCAACAAGGTGCCTTGGAGGATACTAATGATGTGATGGATTTTTCAGATGAGGACATAGAGATGGATGATGATGGAGTGGATGATGGAATGGAAGTGGAGGATGGTAATGCAGAAGGGGAGGTATCTGAAttcaaaaaaaaggttttgagCGTGTTGAAGAAGGCTGGTTTCGAAGGGGAGAGGTCCTCCAAGCTCAAATTACAGCAATTCTTGGACCTGCTTTCCGAGTTCAACAAGGATGGTATACACTTCTCCTAA
- the LOC18788866 gene encoding uncharacterized protein LOC18788866: MAKGSRGRRRIASRRYRPTPYPLRSNQDILEDLCPKKCSRDLEKKDWDDATCSVCMEYPHNAVLLLCSSHDKGCRPYMCGTSFRHSNCLGQYKKAYTKMVSSDHGQPLLGSDNNPIVLPDSEWPAQKCEVSELACPLCRGKVKGWTVLEPARDYLNAKKRSCMQENCSFVGNYKELKRHVRAEHPSARPREVDPVLEQKWRRLEHERETDDVISTIQSSMPGAMVFGDYVIEGNNYGFDTDEEDGGFDAEAGERNGGFGLGFDGNLVNVFFLLHAFGSSGTGRLRQPERALHHPSDGSAVGIRHSTPIGGSDSSDQDDENDSNGDNAGGGMSLVSRLRRHGRVLLGRSGRRRRRREGNSDQT, translated from the coding sequence ATGGCAAAAGGTAGCAGGGGACGACGCAGGATTGCTTCCCGAAGATACAGACCAACGCCATACCCATTGCGCTCTAATCAAGATATATTGGAGGATCTGTGCCCGAAGAAATGCTCCAGAGATTTGGAGAAAAAAGACTGGGATGATGCAACATGTTCTGTGTGCATGGAGTATCCTCACAATGCCGTTCTTCTCCTATGTTCCTCTCATGACAAGGGTTGCCGACCCTACATGTGTGGAACTAGTTTCCGGCATTCCAACTGTCTTGGCCAGTACAAGAAAGCTTATACCAAAATGGTGTCATCTGATCATGGACAACCATTGCTTGGTTCCGATAACAATCCAATTGTGCTACCAGATTCTGAATGGCCAGCACAGAAGTGTGAAGTCTCAGAGCTTGCATGCCCCCTCTGTAGGGGAAAGGTGAAGGGCTGGACTGTTCTTGAACCAGCACGAGATTATCTAAATGCAAAAAAGAGAAGCTGCATGCAAGAGAATTGCTCATTTGTTGGAAATTACAAGGAGCTTAAGAGGCATGTGAGGGCAGAACACCCCTCTGCACGGCCGCGTGAAGTGGATCCAGTACTCGAACAGAAATGGAGAAGGCTTGAACATGAGCGGGAGACGGATGATGTGATCAGCACAATACAGTCTTCCATGCCAGGGGCAATGGTTTTTGGAGATTACGTAATAGAAGGAAATAATTATGGATTTGATACGGACGAAGAGGATGGTGGTTTCGATGCGGAAGCTGGGGAAAGGAATGGAGGATTTGGGTTGGGCTTTGATGGTAATCTGGTGAATGTCTTTTTCCTATTGCATGCATTTGGGTCATCAGGGACTGGGCGACTGAGGCAGCCTGAGAGGGCATTGCACCACCCATCGGACGGTAGTGCAGTTGGCATCCGGCACAGCACTCCTATTGGTGGTTCGGATTCCTCAGATCAAGATGATGAGAATGACAGTAATGGTGATAATGCTGGTGGTGGTATGTCATTGGTGAGTCGACTCCGTCGTCATGGCAGGGTGTTGTTGGGACGCTCTGGGAGGAGACGAAGGCGTAGAGAAGGAAATAGTGATCAAACATAA
- the LOC18793993 gene encoding probable kinetochore protein ndc80: MHYQVTHQDFLCIITVAHKREKHFKIESTKTKKRSKSKERRKMRRASIRGRRPKESFNPRPPPATPLDHFRHRDSDASFASSRPSSVGMGPTSNALDLYKDRSFQQATLSSINSYLASHSLQIFLKFPIPSAKEITETLKFLVARLDYPNPKLEDDLPVILKFLKCPFKPNKSVLRNPTVNHHQWPTLLAVIHWLFQIVLYNDHLASNSGAFVDNNAMSAYALESYSYYISGDDDSVEALDRQFLEKLEAERENAEESIRVLEATAAELEGKMEEMRSGPSKREALEKERGVLEQDVNKFNEMIGSLAKSVAKLEAVLEAKEKELEAKVADTRRICEENEELKKRVELQTFNARDVDRMKRELQAVERDIGEAELARNAWEEKAWDLDTMLSHKFKELETLAMECNQAMRRLKLGNGFQYVLNAKGSTAADVMGIDYKLTLKPALNSYSDDIKKSSVEKLEELISLQQQSSELSATIEGKRNFIATLQSHIDEVEAQLNLLKKETHDYTYRCAIEARQMMDDVQMEAHNLDILERDAEEILKTSKLKLQETIKQTEEETKKCAYELMTVIDSVSKHKEYVQSKILEMRRDVSETAVAVSDAHKGSLQSQFGFLSHANQQ; this comes from the exons ATGCATTACCAAGTTACCCACCAAGACTTTCTTTGTATTATAACGGTTGCCCACAAGCGGGAAAAGCACTTCAAAATTGAAAGCACGAAGACAAAGAAACGCTccaaatcaaaagaaaggagaaaaatgagaagagCTTCAATAAGGGGTCGGCGACCAAAGGAGTCCTTCAACCCACGGCCACCGCCAGCAACGCCGCTGGACCACTTCCGCCACCGAGACTCCGATGCCAGTTTCGCAAGTAGCCGCCCTTCCTCCGTGGGGATGGGCCCCACCTCCAACGCCCTCGACCTCTACAAAGACCGCTCCTTCCAGCAGGCCACCCTCTCCTCCATCAATTCCTACTTGGCCTCCCACTCTCTGCAAATCTTCCTCAAATTCCCGATCCCCTCCGCCAAGGAAATCACCGAAACCTTAAAATTCCTCGTCGCCCGCCTCGACTACCCTAACCCCAAGCTCGAAGACGACCTCCCCGTCATACTCAAATTCCTCAAATGCCCCTTCAAGCCCAACAAGTCCGTGCTCCGAAACCCTACCGTCAACCACCACCAGTGGCCTACTTTGCTCGCCGTCATCCACTGGCTCTTCCAGATTGTGCTCTACAACGATCATCTCGCTTCCAATTCCGGCGCCTTCGTCGACAACAACGCCATGTCTGCGTACGCGCTGGAGAGCTATTCGTATTATATTAGCGGGGATGATGATTCCGTGGAGGCGTTGGATCGGCAGTTCTTGGAGAAGTTGGAGGCGGAGAGGGAGAATGCGGAGGAGAGTATTAGGGTTTTGGAGGCGACCGCGGCGGAGCTGGAGGGGAAGATGGAGGAGATGAGGTCCGGGCCTTCCAAGAGGGAGGCGCTGGAGAAGGAGAGGGGTGTGTTGGAGCAGGATGTGAACAAGTTCAATGAAATGATTGGGAGTCTGGCAAAGAGTGTCGCGAAATTGGAGGCCGTTTTGGAGGCAAAAGAGAAGGAGTTGGAGGCCAAAGTGGCGGACACTCGGAGGATTTGCGAGGAGAATGAGGAGTTGAAGAAGAGGGTGGAATTGCAGACCTTCAATGCCAGGGACGTGGATAGAATGAAGAGGGAATTGCAGGCTGTGGAGAGGGATATAGGTGAAGCCGAGCTGGCGAGGAATGCGTGGGAGGAGAAGGCTTGGGATCTTGATACCATGCTCAGCCATAAGTTTAAGGAGCTTGAGACTTTGGCTATGGAATGCAACCAGGCTATGAGGAG GTTGAAACTTGGTAATGGCTTTCAGTATGTATTGAATGCTAAGGGATCAACAGCAGCTGATGTGATGGGGATTGACTACAAATTAACATTAAAGCCAGCACTTAACTCTTACTCTGATGATATAAAGAAAAGCTCTGTGGAAAAACTGGAAGAGTTGATTTCCCTTCAGCAACAGTCAAGTGAACTTTCTGCTACAATtgagggaaaaagaaattttatagCGACACTTCAATCTCATATTGACGAA GTGGAAGCTCAACttaatttgttgaagaaagagACGCATGACTACACTTACAGATGTGCAATTGAAGCCAGACAGATGATGGACGATGTTCAAATGGAGGCTCATAACTTGGATATTTTGGAAAGAGACGCAGAAGAGATTCTGAAG ACgtccaaattgaaattgcaGGAGACAATCAAacaaactgaagaagaaaCGAAGAAGTGCGCTTATGAACTCATGACTGTTATTGACTCGGTCTCAAAGCACAAAGAATACGTGCAGTCTAAGATTTTAGAAATGAGGAGAGATGTCTCAGAAACTGCTGTTGCGGTATCTGACGCTCACAAAGGTTCCTTGCAATCCCAATTTGGTTTTCTATCTCATGCAAACCAGCAATAG